In Malus sylvestris chromosome 16, drMalSylv7.2, whole genome shotgun sequence, the following are encoded in one genomic region:
- the LOC126608386 gene encoding uncharacterized protein LOC126608386, whose protein sequence is MASQVSSPRPNTPLPTGNHDYQGYRRQVTAANMENHHGAPQNLQRPNYNTPLPTGDHDYQGYRLQVTAANMENHHGAPQNLQRPNYNIKSYEAAEIHGGILTEWSTGQRPTSTTHRRSTPTTILSSCEAATLYGGTCLTEWATRGPVANGKEIRSKKPPRGKW, encoded by the exons ATGGCGAGTCAAGTTTCTTCTCCTCGTCCTAATACACCTCTTCCAACCGGTAATCATGATTACCAAGGATACCGACGACAG GTGACAGCAGCCAACATGGAGAATCATCATGGAGCTCCACAGAACCTTCAGAGGCCTAATTACAACACACCTCTTCCAACCGGTGATCATGATTACCAAGGATACCGACTACAGGTGACAGCAGCCAACATGGAGAATCATCATGGAGCTCCACAGAACCTTCAGAGGCCTAATTATAACATCAAATCGTACGAGGCAGCGGAAATCCATGGTGGGATCCTCACAGAATG GTCGACGGGCCAAAGACCCACTTCAACAACACACCGAAGGTCCACTCCAACAACGATACTGTCCTCGTGCGAGGCAGCGACACTCTATGGTGGGACATGCCTCACAGAATG GGCGACACGGGGTCCTGTGGCAAATGGTAAAGAGATTCGTAGTAAGAAGCCGCCCAGAGGCAAATGGTAA
- the LOC126608292 gene encoding photosystem I P700 chlorophyll a apoprotein A1-like: protein MIIRSPEPEVKILVDRDPVKTSFEEWARPGHFSRTIAKGPDTTTWIWNLHADAHDFDSHTSDLEEISRKVFSAHFGQLSIIFLWLSGMYFHGARFSNYEAWLSDPTHIGPSAQVVWPIVGQEILNGDVGGGFRGIQITSGFFQLWRASGITSELQLYCTAIGALVFAALMLFAGWFHYHKAAPKLAWFQDVESMLNHHLAGLLGLGSLSWAGHQVHVSLPINQFLNAGVDPKEIPLPHEFILNRDLLAQLYPSFAEGATPFFTLNWSKYAEFLTFRGGLDPVTGGLWLTDIAHHHLAIAILFLVAGHMYRTNWGIGHGIKDILEAHKGPFTGQGHKGLYEILTTSWHAQLSINLAMLGSLTIVVAHHMYSMPPYPYLATDYGTQLSLFTHHMWIGGFLIVGAAAHAAIFMVRDYDPTTRYNDLLDRVLRHHDAIISHLNWVCIFLGFHSFGLYIHNDTMSALGRPQDMFSDTAIQLQPVFAQWIQNTHALAPNATAPGATTGTSLTWGGGDLVAVGGKVALLPIPLGTADFLVHHIHAFTIHVTVLILLKGVLFARSSRLIPDKANLGFRFPCDGPGRGETCQVSAWDHVFLGLFWMYNAISVVIFHFSWKMQSDVWGSISDQGVVTHITGGNFAQSSITINGWLRDFLWAQASQVIQSYGSSLSAYGLFFLGAHFVWAFSLMFLFSGRGYWQELIESIVWAHNKLKVAPATQPRALSIVQGRAVGVTHYLLGGIATTWAFFLARIIAVG from the coding sequence ATGATTATTCGTTCGCCGGAACCAGAAGTTAAAATTTTGGTAGATAGGGATCCCGTAAAAACTTCTTTCGAGGAATGGGCCAGACCGGGTCATTTCTCAAGAACAATAGCTAAGGGACCTGATACTACCACTTGGATCTGGAACCTACACGCTGATGCTCACGATTTTGATAGCCATACCAGTGATTTGGAGGAGATCTCTCGAAAAGTATTTAGTGCCCATTTCGGTCAACTCTCCATCATCTTTCTTTGGCTGAGTGGTATGTATTTCCATGGTGCTCGTTTTTCCAATTATGAAGCATGGCTAAGTGATCCTACTCACATTGGACCTAGTGCCCAGGTGGTTTGGCCAATAGTGGGTCAAGAAATATTGAATGGTGATGTAGGCGGGGGTTTCCGAGGAATACAAATAACCTCTGGTTTTTTTCAGCTTTGGCGAGCATCTGGAATAACTAGTGAATTACAACTCTATTGTACTGCAATTGGTGCATTGGTCTTTGCTGCCTTAATGCTTTTTGCTGGTTGGTTCCATTATCACAAAGCTGCTCCGAAGTTAGCTTGGTTCCAAGATGTAGAATCTAtgttgaatcaccatttagcaGGGCTACTAGGCCTTGGTTCTCTTTCTTGGGCGGGGCATCAAGTACATGTATCTTTACCAATTAACCAATTTCTAAACGCTGGAGTAGATCCTAAAGAGATTCCGCTCCCTCATGAATTTATCTTGAATCGGGATCTTTTGGCTCAACTTTATCCCAGTTTTGCTGAGGGAGCAACCCCATTTTTCACCTTGAATTGGTCAAAATATGCGGAATTTCTTACTTTTCGTGGAGGATTAGATCCAGTAACTGGAGGTCTATGGCTGACCGATATTGCACACCATCATTTAGCTATTGCAATTCTTTTCCTGGTAGCGGGTCACATGTATAGGACCAACTGGGGCATTGGTCATGGTATAAAAGATATTTTAGAGGCTCATAAAGGCCCATTTACTGGCCAGGGCCATAAAGGCCTATATGAGATCCTAACAACGTCATGGCATGCTCAATTATCTATTAATCTAGCTATGTTAGGATCTTTAACCATTGTTGTAGCTCACCATATGTATTCGATGCCTCCTTATCCATATCTAGCTACTGATTATGGTACACAACTTTCATTGTTCACACATCACATGTGGATTGGTGGATTTCTCATAGTTGGTGCTGCTGCGCATGCAGCCATTTTTATGGTAAGAGACTATGATCCAACTACTCGATACAACGATCTATTAGATCGTGTCCTTAGGCATCACGATGCAATCATATCACATCTCAACTGGGTATGTATATTTTTAGGCTTTCACAGTTTTGGTTTGTATATTCATAATGATACTATGAGCGCTTTAGGGCGCCCGCAAGATATGTTTTCAGATACCGCTATACAATTACAACCCGTCTTTGCTCAATGGATACAAAACACCCATGCTTTAGCACCCAACGCAACGGCCCCTGGTGCAACAACAGGCACCAGTTTGACTTGGGGGGGTGGTGATTTAGTGGCAGTGGGCGGCAAAGTTGCTTTGTTACCTATTCCATTAGGAACCGCAGATTTTTTGGTGCATCACATTCATGCATTTACAATTCATGTGACGGTATTAATACTCCTGAAAGGTGTTCTATTTGCTCGTAGTTCACGTTTGATACCAGATAAAGCAAATCTTGGTTTTCGTTTCCCTTGTGACGGGCCGGGAAGAGGGGAGACATGCCAAGTATCCGCTTGGGATCATGTCTTCTTAGGGCTATTCTGGATGTATAATGCAATTTCAGTAGTAATATTCCATTTCAGTTGGAAAATGCAGTCAGATGTTTGGGGTAGTATCAGCGATCAAGGAGTGGTAACTCATATCACGGGAGGAAACTTTGCGCAGAGTTCCATTACTATTAATGGGTGGCTCCGCGATTTCTTATGGGCACAGGCATCCCAGGTAATTCAGTCTTATGGTTCGTCATTATCTGCATACGGCCTTTTTTTCCTAGGTGCTCATTTTGTATGGGCTTTTAGTTTAATGTTTCTATTCAGCGGGCGTGGTTATTGGCAAGAACTTATTGAATCCATCGTTTGGGCtcataataaattaaaagttGCTCCTGCTACTCAGCCCAGAGCCTTGAGTATTGTCCAAGGACGTGCTGTAGGAGTAACTCATTACCTTCTGGGTGGAATTGCCACAACATGGGCGTTCTTCTTAGCAAGAATTATTGCAGTAGGATAA